A region from the Sandaracinus amylolyticus genome encodes:
- a CDS encoding nucleoside deaminase, translated as MREDDERWMRRSFERARAARRAGNTPFGAVLVSRDGELLAEAENTATSDGDPTGHAELNLLRGLFARVGAHRLEGATLYASGEPCPMCAAAIAWAGIPRVVFSVPAARIGAILAGRPGPTFSIGVRDVLAASSIVVRVEGPFLADEGERAMLTT; from the coding sequence ATGCGAGAGGACGACGAGCGGTGGATGCGGCGGAGCTTCGAGCGCGCACGCGCCGCGCGGCGCGCGGGGAACACGCCGTTCGGCGCGGTGCTGGTCTCGCGCGACGGTGAGCTCCTCGCGGAGGCGGAGAACACCGCGACGAGCGACGGCGATCCGACGGGACACGCCGAGCTCAACCTGCTCCGCGGGCTCTTCGCGCGCGTCGGCGCCCATCGCCTCGAGGGCGCGACGCTCTACGCGAGCGGAGAGCCCTGCCCGATGTGCGCGGCGGCGATCGCGTGGGCGGGGATCCCGCGCGTCGTGTTCTCGGTGCCCGCCGCGCGCATCGGCGCGATCCTCGCGGGACGACCGGGCCCGACGTTCTCGATCGGCGTGCGCGACGTGCTCGCGGCGTCGTCGATCGTGGTGCGCGTCGAGGGCCCGTTCCTCGCCGACGAGGGCGAGCGCGCGATGCTCACAACATAG
- a CDS encoding NUDIX domain-containing protein → MRKAFSIAVYPRRGDRVLLIKHTRLGVWLPPGGELEEGETPLEAAVRELREETGLVGTFPIVSEIEGTPPGLIGYEEHVAGKKGVHMNFVFVADVTTDEITPCDEFTDWRWVTLEDGPWEHAPKNVYQLAVVALRAGR, encoded by the coding sequence ATGAGGAAGGCGTTCTCGATCGCGGTGTATCCGCGGCGCGGCGATCGCGTGCTCTTGATCAAGCACACGCGGCTCGGGGTGTGGCTCCCGCCGGGCGGCGAGCTCGAAGAGGGCGAGACCCCGCTCGAGGCCGCGGTCCGCGAGCTGCGCGAGGAGACCGGGCTCGTGGGCACGTTCCCGATCGTCTCGGAGATCGAGGGCACGCCGCCGGGGCTCATCGGCTACGAGGAGCACGTCGCGGGCAAGAAGGGCGTGCACATGAACTTCGTGTTCGTCGCCGACGTGACCACCGACGAGATCACGCCGTGCGACGAGTTCACCGACTGGCGCTGGGTGACGCTCGAGGACGGGCCCTGGGAGCACGCACCGAAGAACGTGTACCAGCTCGCGGTGGTCGCGCTGCGCGCAGGACGTTGA
- a CDS encoding GNAT family N-acetyltransferase codes for MRTIETARLFLRDYTPDDAEAMLVIDGDPEVMHFLGGVQRRTVAEQRAFLEKVCAKFDGYRARGLPYCAMGAFERDTGALIGTALFKPLPFMTPGSEERVDTDDLEIGWHLARAAWGKGYATEFGAAMRERAFTTTAIDEVRAVVDPGNVRSERVASRLGLRQVGITERYYARTLTEFVLTRAEWEARSR; via the coding sequence ATGCGTACGATCGAGACCGCGCGGCTCTTCCTGCGCGACTACACCCCCGACGACGCCGAGGCGATGCTCGTCATCGACGGCGATCCCGAGGTGATGCACTTCCTCGGCGGCGTGCAGCGCCGGACCGTCGCCGAGCAGCGCGCGTTCCTCGAGAAAGTCTGCGCGAAGTTCGACGGCTACCGCGCGCGCGGCCTGCCGTACTGCGCGATGGGCGCGTTCGAGCGCGACACCGGCGCGCTGATCGGCACCGCGCTGTTCAAGCCGCTGCCGTTCATGACGCCGGGATCCGAGGAGCGCGTCGACACCGACGATCTCGAGATCGGCTGGCACCTCGCGCGCGCCGCCTGGGGCAAGGGCTACGCGACGGAATTCGGCGCGGCGATGCGCGAGCGTGCGTTCACCACGACCGCGATCGACGAGGTGCGCGCGGTCGTCGATCCCGGCAACGTGCGCAGCGAGCGCGTGGCGTCGCGGCTCGGCCTGCGGCAGGTCGGGATCACCGAGCGTTATTACGCGCGCACGCTCACCGAATTCGTGCTCACGCGCGCCGAGTGGGAGGCTCGTTCACGATGA
- a CDS encoding fumarylacetoacetate hydrolase family protein: protein MTAKPATMRALDPRDGTTRPLELAPKRVHALGLTYAAHINETGGDGEGLVVFDKDAASLLRDGDAVQRPSRDTMLSAIARLDPALASRVGQRFAMLPPLFDYEVELGFLLLDDVHVAQLERRDLAPPIGYFVANDLTARTVQVLGEGRADRMRFWGAAKSFPGLLVAGTTLWVPDTPRVDACLDVTLTLTVNGETRQRGRTMDLVATPRELLLAAARGVPSGVLEKGDAVLTGTPSGVAFTVAAWKRKLASLLPGRTTRLAAALRAHTSNARMLGPGDVVEIDGGVLGRRRVTVV, encoded by the coding sequence ATGACCGCGAAGCCCGCGACGATGCGCGCGCTCGACCCGCGCGATGGCACCACGCGCCCGCTCGAGCTCGCGCCGAAGCGCGTCCACGCGCTCGGCCTGACCTACGCCGCGCACATCAACGAGACCGGCGGTGACGGCGAAGGGCTCGTCGTGTTCGACAAGGACGCGGCGTCGCTGCTGCGCGACGGAGACGCGGTCCAGCGCCCGTCGCGCGACACCATGCTCTCGGCGATCGCACGCCTCGATCCGGCCCTCGCGTCGCGCGTCGGACAGCGGTTCGCGATGCTCCCGCCGCTCTTCGACTACGAGGTCGAGCTCGGCTTCCTCTTGCTCGACGACGTGCACGTCGCGCAGCTCGAGCGCCGCGATCTCGCGCCGCCGATCGGCTACTTCGTCGCGAACGATCTCACCGCGCGCACGGTGCAGGTGCTCGGCGAAGGACGCGCCGATCGCATGCGGTTCTGGGGCGCGGCGAAGAGCTTCCCCGGGCTCCTCGTCGCGGGGACGACGCTGTGGGTGCCCGACACGCCGCGCGTCGATGCGTGCCTCGACGTGACGCTCACGCTCACGGTGAACGGCGAGACGCGCCAGCGCGGGCGCACGATGGACCTCGTCGCGACCCCGCGCGAGCTGCTGCTCGCGGCGGCGCGCGGAGTGCCCTCGGGCGTGCTCGAGAAGGGCGATGCGGTGCTCACCGGCACTCCGTCGGGCGTCGCGTTCACCGTCGCGGCGTGGAAGCGAAAGCTCGCGTCGCTGCTCCCCGGTCGCACCACGCGCCTCGCCGCGGCGCTGCGCGCACACACCTCCAATGCGCGCATGCTCGGGCCGGGCGACGTCGTCGAGATCGACGGCGGCGTGCTCGGGCGCCGTCGCGTCACGGTGGTCTGA
- a CDS encoding PEP/pyruvate-binding domain-containing protein has translation MRRIGGRLAALGIVALIASCGSALARRNGGPVAPLPDDHSLRGDAQGGESSDGAQSTAEGRLESAHRIDDASTWARLAARPASSAVARTEVVKFLVDVAEGRTVWFIDTQRWGIHYEFARDHLSTEQHPVGRQPADHQMFNVREYRRPERRFELGTIVHYLDSDIWTVELVGGDTLPGDRIVALFEQLRGALWIGDRLRFRPMSPLHDRSIASVRAQLPIATADEVFAGVRYQPLTDGPAFGTLRVVRGALDPSTVRPDQILVLEQLPDEIPVVSGVISAQLQAPLGHVAILCATRGTPNMGLRGALDHPDVQRLDGRLVQLVIGPQEFAIREATLAQAEAAWASRRPAQPQVPRVDRRERRLVDVCDLRLPDAAFAGAKASQLGEVCSLGNIDTPGGFVVPVAHYLEHLGDSGIVHGLPQMLADPTFRGDATVRARQLAQVRAMIQSAGVEPRLVQEVRRRIAHVAPQARWILRSSTNAEDLAGFTGAGLYRSVVVSAGASEQEIANALREVWSSVWLLGAYEEREWYRVDHRSVGMAILAQPFVDGASANGVAITANPYYEARPGFFVNAQVLGGSVTGAAGEEIPEQHMIYTYAGPLETELLARSSRSPGALLLDDAAITALHERLARIHAHFVGGERPRWAAPVNAVDVEFLLAGGRIVIVQARPFVVRWGPGQTF, from the coding sequence GTGCGCAGGATCGGGGGGCGGCTCGCGGCGTTGGGGATCGTCGCGCTGATCGCGTCGTGTGGGAGCGCGCTGGCGCGACGCAACGGCGGACCGGTCGCGCCATTGCCCGACGATCACTCGCTGCGCGGCGACGCGCAGGGCGGTGAGTCGAGCGACGGCGCGCAGAGCACCGCCGAGGGGCGCCTCGAGTCTGCGCATCGCATCGACGACGCGAGCACGTGGGCACGGCTCGCGGCGCGTCCCGCGTCGAGCGCGGTCGCGCGCACCGAGGTCGTGAAGTTCCTCGTCGACGTCGCCGAGGGCCGGACCGTCTGGTTCATCGACACGCAGCGCTGGGGCATCCATTACGAGTTCGCGCGCGATCATCTCTCGACCGAACAGCATCCCGTCGGGCGCCAGCCCGCCGATCACCAGATGTTCAACGTCCGCGAGTACCGCCGTCCCGAGCGCCGCTTCGAGCTCGGCACGATCGTGCACTACCTCGACAGCGACATCTGGACCGTCGAGCTCGTCGGGGGCGACACGCTGCCCGGCGATCGCATCGTCGCGCTCTTCGAGCAGCTGCGCGGCGCGTTGTGGATCGGCGATCGTCTCCGATTCCGCCCGATGTCGCCGCTGCACGACCGGTCGATCGCGAGCGTGCGCGCGCAGCTGCCGATCGCGACCGCGGACGAGGTGTTCGCGGGCGTGCGCTACCAGCCGCTCACCGATGGTCCGGCGTTCGGCACGCTGCGCGTCGTGCGCGGCGCGCTCGATCCCAGCACGGTGCGCCCCGATCAGATCCTCGTGCTCGAGCAGCTGCCCGACGAGATCCCGGTCGTGAGCGGCGTGATCAGCGCGCAGCTCCAGGCCCCGCTCGGGCACGTCGCCATCCTCTGCGCGACCCGCGGCACGCCGAACATGGGGCTTCGCGGCGCGCTCGATCATCCCGACGTGCAGCGGCTCGACGGGCGGCTCGTGCAGCTCGTGATCGGCCCGCAGGAGTTCGCGATCCGCGAGGCCACGCTCGCGCAGGCCGAGGCCGCGTGGGCATCACGCCGTCCCGCCCAGCCGCAGGTCCCGCGCGTCGATCGGCGCGAGCGACGCCTCGTCGACGTGTGTGATCTCCGGCTGCCCGACGCCGCGTTCGCGGGCGCGAAGGCGTCGCAGCTGGGCGAGGTGTGCTCGCTGGGCAACATCGACACGCCGGGCGGGTTCGTGGTGCCGGTCGCGCACTACCTCGAGCACCTCGGCGACAGCGGGATCGTGCACGGCCTGCCGCAGATGCTCGCGGACCCGACGTTCCGCGGCGACGCGACGGTGCGCGCGCGACAGCTCGCGCAGGTGCGCGCGATGATCCAGAGCGCGGGCGTCGAGCCGCGGCTCGTGCAGGAGGTGCGGCGCCGCATCGCGCACGTCGCGCCCCAGGCGCGGTGGATCCTGCGATCGAGCACGAACGCCGAGGACCTCGCGGGCTTCACCGGCGCGGGCCTCTATCGCAGCGTCGTGGTGAGCGCGGGCGCGAGCGAGCAGGAGATCGCGAACGCGCTGCGCGAGGTGTGGTCGAGCGTGTGGCTGCTCGGCGCGTACGAGGAGCGCGAGTGGTATCGCGTCGATCACCGCAGCGTCGGGATGGCGATCCTCGCGCAGCCCTTCGTCGACGGTGCGAGCGCGAACGGCGTCGCGATCACCGCGAACCCGTATTACGAGGCGCGCCCCGGGTTCTTCGTGAACGCGCAGGTGCTCGGCGGGAGCGTGACCGGCGCGGCGGGCGAGGAGATCCCCGAGCAGCACATGATCTACACGTACGCCGGCCCGCTCGAGACCGAGCTCCTCGCGCGCAGCTCGCGGAGCCCCGGCGCGCTCTTGCTCGACGACGCGGCGATCACCGCGCTGCACGAGCGCCTCGCGCGCATCCACGCGCACTTCGTCGGCGGAGAGCGGCCCCGCTGGGCGGCGCCGGTGAACGCGGTGGACGTCGAGTTCCTGCTCGCCGGCGGGCGCATCGTGATCGTCCAGGCGCGCCCCTTCGTCGTGCGCTGGGGCCCGGGACAGACGTTCTAG
- a CDS encoding serine/threonine-protein kinase, with protein MTTSKTIDEVAQGRVGQVVADRYELQRLLGVGASGAVYEAIHRYTDRSVALKAMHPHLTAAPEAVRRFLREARAAAAVGHPGIPQVLDAGTLEDGRPYIVNELLEGRSLDEAIRAKDLTLDDVTTIGVQLCDVLAAAHDVHIVHRDVKPENVFLVREKGTLGVRLLDFGVAKNLQSVDRSGILTKPGTAIGTPTYMAPEQARALPVDARTDLWGAGATLFHAATGRTHFQEPSLPMLLMRIVTSRPPRIREVRADVPDALARAIDGALEPDVAHRWPDARAMAAVLAG; from the coding sequence ATGACGACGTCGAAGACGATCGACGAGGTCGCGCAGGGCCGCGTCGGGCAGGTCGTCGCCGATCGCTACGAGCTCCAGCGATTGCTCGGCGTCGGCGCGAGCGGCGCCGTCTACGAGGCGATCCATCGCTACACCGATCGCAGCGTCGCGCTGAAGGCGATGCACCCGCACCTCACGGCCGCGCCCGAGGCGGTGCGGCGCTTCCTGCGCGAGGCGCGCGCGGCCGCGGCGGTCGGACATCCCGGCATCCCGCAGGTGCTCGACGCGGGCACGCTCGAGGACGGTCGCCCGTACATCGTCAACGAGCTGCTCGAGGGTCGCTCGCTCGACGAGGCGATCCGCGCGAAGGACCTCACGCTCGACGACGTCACCACGATCGGCGTGCAGCTCTGCGACGTGCTCGCGGCCGCGCACGACGTGCACATCGTGCATCGCGACGTGAAGCCCGAGAACGTGTTCCTCGTGCGCGAGAAGGGCACGCTCGGCGTGCGGCTGCTCGACTTCGGCGTCGCGAAGAACCTCCAGAGCGTCGATCGCAGCGGCATCCTCACCAAGCCGGGCACCGCGATCGGCACGCCGACGTACATGGCGCCCGAGCAGGCGCGCGCGCTGCCCGTCGATGCGCGCACCGATCTGTGGGGCGCGGGCGCGACGCTCTTCCATGCCGCGACCGGGCGCACCCACTTCCAGGAGCCGAGCCTCCCGATGCTGCTGATGCGCATCGTCACGAGCCGTCCGCCGCGCATTCGCGAGGTCCGCGCCGATGTGCCCGACGCGCTCGCGCGCGCGATCGACGGCGCGCTCGAGCCCGACGTCGCGCACCGATGGCCCGATGCGCGGGCGATGGCCGCGGTGCTCGCGGGTTAA
- a CDS encoding glutathione peroxidase: MTTLHDFQVKTIDGATKSLADYRGKALLVVNVASQCGLTPQYSKLQSLYEQYGAKGAEVLGFPCNQFMGQEPGTENEIKTFCETSYGVTFPLFSKIEVNGGGAHPLYQWLKGETGGGDIQWNFEKFVVGKDGRVVERFSPKTAPDDPKIVAALQRALG; the protein is encoded by the coding sequence ATGACCACGCTCCACGATTTCCAGGTGAAGACGATCGACGGCGCGACCAAGAGCCTCGCCGACTACCGCGGAAAAGCGCTGCTCGTCGTCAACGTGGCGAGCCAGTGCGGGCTCACACCGCAGTACTCGAAGCTGCAGTCGCTCTACGAGCAGTACGGAGCGAAGGGCGCCGAGGTGCTCGGCTTCCCGTGCAACCAGTTCATGGGCCAGGAGCCCGGCACCGAGAACGAGATCAAGACGTTCTGCGAGACGAGCTACGGCGTGACGTTCCCGCTCTTCTCGAAGATCGAGGTGAACGGCGGCGGCGCGCACCCGCTCTACCAGTGGCTGAAGGGCGAGACCGGCGGCGGCGACATCCAGTGGAACTTCGAGAAGTTCGTCGTCGGCAAGGACGGCCGCGTGGTCGAGCGCTTCTCGCCGAAGACCGCGCCCGACGATCCGAAGATCGTCGCCGCGCTGCAGCGCGCGCTCGGCTGA
- a CDS encoding tRNA1(Val) (adenine(37)-N6)-methyltransferase — translation MTVTDEEIGELSDDAIAGAWRLWQRVRGHRYSLDDVATAREAVEARPDAQRVIDLGCGIGSVTLMVAYKLRDARVIAIEAQAISHELARRNLARNALTERVRLIHGDLRTVALEERADLITGTPPYFDPKKSSPSTDSQRTYARIEMRGGIEDYVAAGARLLAPGGRLVVCGDARRPDRAMAGAAAAGLDVIAKRDVVPRADKDALFTIWTFALRSDGEPRGEGTGTIAEHPPIVARTADGARTEDAHALRRFFDQPVNEDEAPSPRARARRAR, via the coding sequence ATGACGGTGACGGACGAGGAGATCGGCGAGCTCAGCGACGACGCGATCGCGGGCGCTTGGCGCTTGTGGCAGCGCGTTCGTGGGCATCGCTATTCGCTCGACGACGTCGCGACCGCGCGCGAGGCGGTGGAGGCGCGGCCCGATGCGCAGCGCGTGATCGACCTCGGGTGCGGGATCGGATCGGTCACGCTGATGGTCGCGTACAAGCTTCGCGACGCGCGCGTGATCGCGATCGAGGCACAGGCGATCTCGCACGAGCTCGCGCGGCGCAACCTCGCGCGCAACGCGCTCACGGAGCGCGTGCGGCTGATCCACGGTGACCTCCGCACGGTCGCGCTCGAGGAGCGCGCGGATCTGATCACCGGTACGCCGCCGTACTTCGATCCCAAGAAGAGCTCGCCCTCGACCGACTCGCAGCGGACCTATGCACGGATCGAGATGCGCGGCGGGATCGAGGACTACGTCGCGGCGGGCGCGCGGCTGCTCGCGCCCGGAGGTCGCCTCGTGGTGTGCGGCGATGCGCGTCGTCCCGATCGCGCGATGGCAGGCGCGGCTGCGGCGGGGCTCGACGTGATCGCGAAGCGCGACGTCGTGCCCCGCGCGGACAAGGACGCGCTCTTCACGATCTGGACGTTCGCCCTGCGGTCCGACGGGGAACCGCGAGGCGAGGGAACGGGGACGATCGCGGAGCATCCGCCGATCGTCGCGCGCACTGCGGACGGTGCGCGCACCGAGGACGCGCACGCGCTGCGTCGCTTCTTCGATCAGCCGGTGAACGAGGACGAGGCGCCGAGCCCGAGGGCTCGCGCGCGGAGGGCGCGATGA